The following are encoded in a window of Oncorhynchus keta strain PuntledgeMale-10-30-2019 chromosome 10, Oket_V2, whole genome shotgun sequence genomic DNA:
- the LOC118389542 gene encoding uncharacterized protein C20orf85-like: protein MAACKPLGSGEECSFVDKDEIWKVHVKIELQSAKAWPNKWGFLTKSYKEMQEESNKLKDVVKLELPQHLKTRPPTPPEKYIQVGPSPPVPQTTQAQIGWRSAVPELQLERYGKVQCGKKSFLKELGWAFDACS, encoded by the exons ATGGCAGCCTGCAAACCACTTGGATCTGGTGAAGAATGCAGCTTTGTGGATAAAGATGAAATCTG GAAAGTTCATGTCAAAATAGAGCTTCAGTCAGCCAAAGCTTGGCCCAATAAATGGGGATTCTTGACCAAGTCCTACAAGGAG ATGCAGGAGGAGAGCAACAAGCTGAAGGACGTTGTCAAATTGGAGCTTCCCCAACATCTTAAAACACGACCCCCTACCCCACCTGAGAAATATATCCAA GTGGGACCCTCTCCCCCAGTTCCGCAGACAACCCAGGCTCAGATTGGCTGGCGCTCGGCAGTGCCCGAGTTGCAGTTGGAGCGCTACGGAAAGGTCCAGTGTGGGAAGAAGAGCTTCCTGAAGGAGCTGGGCTGGGCCTTCGATGCCTGCAGCtga